The Bacillus vallismortis genome window below encodes:
- the ykfB gene encoding L-Ala-D/L-Glu epimerase, which produces MKIIQIDTSRIAVPLTKPFKTALRTVYTAESVIVRITYDSGAIGWGEAPPTMVITGDSMDSIESAIHNVLKPALLGKSLSGCGAILHDIQHLLTGNQSAKAAVEMAVYDGWAQMCGLPLYQMLGGYRDTLETDYTVSVNSPEEMAEDAEHYLKQGFQTLKIKVGKDDIATDIARIQEIRKRVGPAVKLRLDANQGWTPKEAVTAIQKMEDTGLGIELVEQPVLKDDLVGLKKVTDATATPIMADESVFTPRQAFEVLQTRSADLINIKLMKAGGISGAEKINAMAEACGVECMVGSMIETKLGITAAAHFAASQKNITRFDFDAPLMLKTDIIKGGITYSGSTIAMPDRPGLGITGAAL; this is translated from the coding sequence ATGAAAATCATTCAAATAGACACAAGTCGAATCGCCGTACCGCTGACAAAACCGTTTAAAACCGCACTTCGCACTGTATATACGGCTGAATCGGTCATTGTAAGGATCACTTATGACAGCGGCGCCATCGGATGGGGGGAAGCACCTCCAACGATGGTGATTACAGGAGACAGCATGGATAGTATTGAAAGTGCGATTCACAATGTCTTGAAACCGGCACTGCTTGGAAAAAGCCTGTCTGGCTGTGGGGCCATTTTGCATGACATCCAGCATCTCCTTACAGGAAACCAGAGCGCGAAGGCGGCTGTGGAAATGGCGGTATACGACGGCTGGGCGCAGATGTGCGGACTGCCGCTTTACCAAATGCTCGGCGGATACCGGGATACGCTGGAAACAGATTATACCGTCAGTGTCAACTCACCTGAAGAGATGGCAGAGGATGCCGAGCATTATCTCAAACAAGGCTTTCAAACACTGAAAATAAAGGTCGGCAAAGATGATATCGCAACAGATATCGCCCGTATCCAAGAAATCAGAAAACGTGTCGGACCAGCCGTGAAACTTCGTTTAGACGCCAACCAGGGATGGACGCCGAAGGAAGCAGTAACAGCGATTCAGAAAATGGAGGATACAGGTCTTGGTATTGAGCTTGTCGAACAGCCTGTCCTTAAAGATGATCTCGTTGGGCTTAAAAAGGTAACAGATGCGACAGCCACGCCGATTATGGCCGATGAAAGTGTTTTTACGCCGCGTCAGGCGTTCGAAGTTCTTCAAACGCGGAGCGCAGACTTAATCAATATTAAATTGATGAAAGCGGGCGGCATCAGCGGAGCAGAGAAAATCAATGCCATGGCTGAGGCGTGCGGAGTGGAGTGCATGGTCGGCAGCATGATCGAAACGAAGCTGGGCATTACGGCCGCGGCACATTTCGCCGCAAGCCAAAAAAACATCACAAGGTTTGATTTTGACGCGCCGCTGATGCTGAAAACAGATATCATCAAAGGCGGCATCACATACAGCGGCAGCACGATTGCGATGCCTGACAGACCGGGTCTCGGAATCACCGGAGCTGCGCTATAG